A region of Faecalibacterium taiwanense DNA encodes the following proteins:
- the nadD gene encoding nicotinate (nicotinamide) nucleotide adenylyltransferase, translating to MKVLLYGGTFDPPHNGHLNNLRAAAARVQPDKVVVMPAGLSPFKQKTSAPGALRLEMCSCFHALEEDADTIPQLEVSGWEIEQAAAGNRNYTVLTVEKLARDYPGAQLYLAIGSDMLLSFDGWHRWQDILRLAHLVVTSRHVGDDPELHAKALRLDPTGARILFAPVQALPMASSDIRTRLTAGEGCEAELPEAVRAVIRREKLYKKEVSANEPQTGKGACARPLER from the coding sequence ATGAAAGTTCTTCTCTACGGCGGTACATTTGACCCGCCCCATAACGGCCACCTGAACAATCTGCGCGCTGCCGCTGCCCGCGTGCAGCCGGATAAGGTGGTGGTGATGCCTGCCGGGCTTTCGCCCTTCAAGCAGAAGACCTCTGCGCCGGGCGCACTGCGGCTGGAAATGTGCAGCTGCTTCCATGCACTGGAAGAGGATGCGGACACGATCCCGCAGCTGGAAGTCAGCGGCTGGGAGATCGAGCAGGCCGCTGCCGGAAACCGCAACTATACGGTGCTCACGGTGGAAAAACTGGCCCGGGACTACCCCGGGGCACAGCTGTACCTTGCCATTGGCAGCGATATGCTGCTAAGCTTTGACGGCTGGCACCGCTGGCAGGATATCCTGCGCCTTGCCCATCTGGTGGTCACCAGCCGCCATGTGGGCGACGACCCCGAGCTGCACGCAAAGGCTCTCCGGCTGGACCCCACCGGGGCACGCATCCTGTTTGCGCCGGTACAGGCGCTGCCCATGGCCAGCAGCGACATCCGCACCCGTCTGACTGCAGGCGAAGGATGTGAAGCTGAGCTGCCGGAGGCGGTGCGGGCGGTCATCCGCCGGGAGAAACTCTACAAAAAGGAAGTATCAGCCAATGAACCTCAAACAGGCAAAGGAGCTTGTGCGCGGCCGCTTGAGCGATAA
- the ftsY gene encoding signal recognition particle-docking protein FtsY, translating to MGFFGFGKKNKEKEQEKMKTGLEKTRTGFWGNILNTLTGSVIDDDMYDDLEEQLILADVGGEVAVRLVDKLRDRVHEKGLKTGEEAADALRDIIAEEMTPDAEMDLSGKPAVILVIGVNGVGKTTSIAKLADHYTREGKKVMLAAGDTFRAAASEQLEIWADRAGVPIVSAGEGADPAAVIFDTVKSATARGYDMVIADTAGRLHNKANLMAELSKISRSVKKASPEASLETLLVLDAITGQNAISQAKEFCKAADATGIILTKLDGTAKGGCVVAVKQRLGLPVRFIGVGEGIDDLLPFTPEGFVEELLPRQWKH from the coding sequence ATGGGGTTCTTCGGATTTGGCAAGAAAAACAAAGAAAAAGAACAGGAAAAAATGAAAACGGGTCTGGAAAAGACCCGCACCGGTTTCTGGGGCAATATCCTCAACACCCTCACCGGCAGCGTCATCGACGATGATATGTACGATGATCTGGAAGAGCAGCTCATCCTTGCAGATGTGGGCGGCGAGGTGGCCGTGCGTCTGGTGGATAAGCTGCGCGACCGTGTGCACGAAAAGGGCCTGAAGACCGGCGAAGAGGCGGCGGATGCCCTGCGCGACATCATTGCCGAGGAAATGACACCGGATGCCGAGATGGATCTTTCCGGCAAGCCGGCCGTCATTCTGGTCATTGGCGTGAACGGCGTGGGCAAGACCACCAGCATTGCAAAGCTGGCCGATCACTACACCCGCGAGGGCAAAAAGGTGATGCTGGCCGCAGGCGATACCTTCCGTGCTGCAGCCAGCGAACAGCTGGAGATCTGGGCTGACCGCGCCGGTGTGCCCATTGTGAGCGCAGGCGAGGGCGCAGACCCGGCGGCTGTCATTTTCGACACCGTAAAGTCTGCCACCGCACGTGGTTATGACATGGTCATTGCCGACACCGCAGGCCGTCTGCACAACAAGGCAAACCTGATGGCAGAGCTTTCCAAGATCAGCCGCAGCGTCAAGAAGGCCAGCCCGGAAGCCAGCCTTGAAACGCTGCTGGTGCTGGATGCCATCACCGGCCAGAACGCCATCAGTCAGGCCAAGGAATTCTGCAAGGCTGCAGATGCTACCGGCATCATCCTGACCAAGCTGGACGGCACCGCCAAGGGCGGCTGCGTGGTAGCGGTCAAGCAGCGTCTGGGCCTGCCGGTGCGCTTCATCGGCGTGGGCGAGGGCATCGACGACCTGCTGCCCTTTACCCCGGAGGGCTTTGTGGAAGAGCTGCTCCCGCGCCAGTGGAAGCACTAA
- the plsX gene encoding phosphate acyltransferase PlsX — protein sequence MKIIVDMMGGDNAPLAVLEGVAQAVKEYGITVVGVGDEALVRRTAQENSIPLDGIELVNCTEVIDMCDEPARAIRQKKDSSIVVGLNMLKDGKGDAFVSAGSTGALHVGASLIVRTLKGIKRPALATMVPAKKQAYLLLDCGANVECRPEMLAAFAVMGSCYVNKVEGRRSPSVALANNGAEESKGTPMLKEAHQLLKTTPGIRFVGNIEPRDVPGGEVDVVVCDGFTGNVILKLTEGVAKMLLGMLKQMFLANLGGKLAYLLLKGSVADLKHQMDSEEYGGAPFLGAKQPVIKAHGSSKAKGIKNAIRQAKICVENDLCGTMQSALDELAAAQKTEE from the coding sequence ATGAAGATTATCGTGGATATGATGGGCGGCGACAACGCCCCTCTGGCTGTGCTGGAGGGTGTCGCACAGGCCGTGAAAGAGTACGGCATCACCGTCGTCGGTGTGGGCGACGAAGCGCTGGTGCGCAGGACCGCACAGGAGAACAGCATCCCGCTGGATGGCATTGAGCTGGTGAACTGCACCGAGGTCATCGATATGTGCGATGAGCCTGCTCGCGCCATCCGCCAGAAGAAGGATTCCTCCATCGTGGTGGGCTTGAACATGCTGAAAGACGGCAAGGGTGATGCCTTTGTTTCCGCCGGCAGCACCGGTGCGCTGCATGTGGGCGCAAGCCTGATCGTGCGCACCCTCAAGGGCATCAAGCGCCCGGCTCTGGCTACCATGGTGCCCGCCAAAAAGCAGGCTTATCTGCTGCTGGACTGCGGTGCCAATGTGGAGTGCCGCCCTGAGATGCTGGCGGCGTTCGCTGTCATGGGCAGCTGCTATGTGAATAAGGTGGAGGGCCGCCGCAGCCCCAGCGTGGCGCTGGCCAACAACGGTGCGGAGGAGAGCAAGGGCACCCCCATGCTCAAGGAAGCCCACCAGCTGCTCAAGACCACCCCCGGCATCCGCTTTGTGGGCAACATCGAGCCCCGCGATGTGCCGGGTGGCGAAGTGGATGTGGTGGTGTGCGACGGCTTTACCGGCAATGTGATCCTCAAGCTGACCGAGGGCGTGGCAAAAATGCTGCTGGGCATGCTGAAACAAATGTTCCTCGCAAACCTCGGCGGCAAGCTGGCCTATCTGCTGCTCAAGGGCAGCGTGGCAGACCTGAAGCACCAGATGGACAGCGAGGAGTACGGCGGCGCACCCTTCCTGGGGGCCAAGCAGCCGGTCATCAAGGCCCACGGCTCTTCCAAGGCCAAGGGCATCAAGAACGCCATCCGTCAGGCAAAGATCTGCGTGGAGAACGATCTGTGCGGCACCATGCAGTCTGCGCTGGACGAGCTGGCTGCGGCACAGAAAACTGAGGAATAA
- the smc gene encoding chromosome segregation protein SMC: MVFKELEIQGFKSFPDKVKIRFDAGVTGVVGPNGSGKSNLSDAVRWVLGETSSRQLRAAGKMEDVIFGGTRRRGAMGFAQVRLTLDNADHTFDVDADEVTIGRKYYRSGDSEYTINGQVCRLKDVYELLLDTGIGRDGYSVIGQGRIAEIVAAKSSERREIFEEACGIAKYRYRKTEAERRLAAAGENLERLRDILGELESRVGPLEKESAKAEKFLELAAQRKTLEVTLWTDGVHRAREAVRQQVRDYETAQADYERFDRETKAAEQEAEEIRMQAQQLTVAVERLNGDIRSITEQISGSESRIAVLENDILRNEESAASLQEEISAGEQDSTEAQAALQRHRAVAKTMEAEGEKLAAEIEALNAEIARLTDASSASGARKDTLKAELAGLTARRTEAQVAQAAAEAAGETARQRLPALEQSVQESTAQRDEAKQDLDDTIKYRRMLEENEKQLANVRSGVELKLKGRKAALDDADAAEQCLGRELDAARQRLSVLRELEKNMDGYQNSVKAVMRAAGARRLRGIIGPVSAILKVEPGCEVAVETALGGALQNIVVENEAAAKAAIALLRNDNAGRATFLPLDTVQPGVFRGRLSGTARLASSLVQADRRYDNIVSNLLGRIIVVDDINEASRVARDNGFRSKIVTMDGQVINAGGSFTGGSVQRSAGLFTRKQEMEELRVKAAKLQKDCLAAQEKTDRCKEQVDALQAELTATASEQITAANDKVRAEAEQKRLEAAAAQLETARSNGQQQIDALQAAMTESRGKAEEAASLQARLTAKIDLLTAEMNRIAEGDDNFVVQQTELSQKLSAKRLEQVTRQKDAELAYSQIAALQQRAQDAAARRATLEESLGALAQRSESCRAEIAAIRQAKSDSQTEIAQKEKAIREATEQRLERQQAETAALSRARTSSDSREEMGREMARLAERKAAAETEYDQTVAKLWDEYQLSVSQAENLCVEFESLTALRAQVADLRGKIRALGSVNVSAIEEYKEVKARYDALMHQVTDVEESRNELTRMISKLSAQMREIFSDSFRAINENFGRVFTELFGGGEASLVLEDESDVLSCGIGIRVAPPGKVIKNLEALSGGEQALVAISIYFAILAVNPAPFCILDEIEAALDDANVVRFAQYLRRVSDKTQFIVITHRRGTMEAANVLYGVTMQEDGVSKLLKLDLEQVDATLVS; this comes from the coding sequence ATGGTATTCAAGGAACTGGAGATCCAGGGCTTCAAGAGCTTTCCCGATAAAGTCAAAATTCGGTTCGACGCAGGCGTTACTGGCGTGGTAGGTCCCAACGGCTCCGGCAAGTCGAACCTTTCGGACGCAGTGCGCTGGGTGCTGGGCGAGACCAGCTCCCGCCAGCTGCGCGCGGCAGGCAAGATGGAGGACGTGATCTTCGGCGGCACCCGGCGGCGCGGAGCCATGGGCTTTGCGCAGGTGCGGCTGACGCTGGATAACGCAGACCATACCTTTGATGTGGATGCGGACGAAGTGACCATTGGCCGCAAATATTACCGCTCCGGCGACAGCGAGTATACCATCAACGGGCAGGTGTGCCGGTTGAAGGATGTGTACGAACTTTTGCTGGATACCGGCATTGGCCGCGACGGCTACTCGGTGATCGGGCAGGGCCGCATTGCGGAGATCGTGGCCGCAAAAAGCAGTGAGCGCCGCGAGATCTTTGAGGAAGCCTGCGGCATTGCCAAGTACCGCTACCGCAAGACCGAGGCAGAACGCCGCCTTGCTGCGGCGGGCGAAAACCTTGAACGCCTGCGGGACATCCTTGGTGAGCTGGAAAGCCGGGTAGGCCCGCTGGAAAAAGAGAGCGCCAAGGCAGAAAAGTTCCTCGAGCTGGCCGCACAGCGCAAAACGCTGGAAGTGACCCTGTGGACCGACGGTGTGCACCGCGCGCGCGAAGCCGTGCGCCAGCAGGTGCGGGACTACGAGACAGCGCAGGCCGACTACGAGCGCTTTGACCGGGAGACGAAAGCCGCCGAGCAGGAGGCTGAGGAGATCCGGATGCAGGCACAGCAGCTGACGGTTGCTGTTGAGCGCCTGAATGGGGATATCCGCAGCATCACCGAGCAGATCAGCGGGTCGGAAAGCCGTATCGCTGTGCTGGAAAACGACATCCTCCGCAACGAGGAGAGCGCCGCATCCCTGCAGGAAGAGATCAGCGCCGGGGAACAGGACAGCACCGAGGCACAGGCCGCCTTGCAGCGCCACCGTGCCGTGGCAAAGACCATGGAAGCGGAGGGCGAAAAGCTGGCGGCAGAGATCGAGGCGCTGAACGCGGAGATCGCACGTTTGACCGATGCCAGCAGTGCCAGCGGTGCCCGCAAGGATACCCTGAAAGCAGAACTTGCCGGCCTGACAGCCCGGCGCACCGAAGCGCAGGTGGCGCAGGCCGCTGCCGAAGCTGCCGGGGAAACAGCCCGCCAGCGCCTGCCTGCCCTTGAGCAGAGTGTGCAGGAAAGCACCGCCCAGCGGGACGAAGCAAAGCAGGATCTGGACGACACCATCAAGTATCGCCGGATGCTGGAAGAAAACGAGAAGCAGCTGGCAAATGTCCGTTCCGGCGTGGAACTTAAGCTGAAAGGCCGCAAGGCTGCGCTGGACGATGCCGACGCAGCAGAGCAGTGCCTTGGCCGTGAGCTGGATGCGGCCCGCCAGCGCCTTTCCGTGCTGCGGGAACTGGAAAAGAACATGGACGGCTACCAAAACTCGGTCAAGGCCGTCATGCGTGCTGCCGGTGCACGCCGCCTGCGGGGCATCATCGGGCCGGTGTCCGCCATCTTAAAGGTGGAGCCGGGCTGTGAAGTGGCTGTGGAAACGGCTCTGGGCGGTGCGCTGCAGAACATCGTGGTAGAGAACGAAGCCGCTGCCAAAGCGGCCATTGCCCTGCTGCGCAATGACAATGCAGGCCGCGCCACCTTCCTGCCGCTGGATACCGTCCAGCCCGGCGTGTTCCGTGGCCGACTCTCCGGTACGGCACGGCTTGCCTCCAGTCTGGTGCAGGCCGACCGCCGGTATGACAACATCGTATCGAACCTGCTGGGCCGCATCATCGTGGTGGACGACATCAACGAAGCTTCTCGCGTGGCGCGGGACAACGGCTTTCGCAGCAAGATCGTGACCATGGATGGTCAGGTGATCAATGCAGGCGGCAGTTTTACCGGCGGCAGCGTCCAGCGCAGCGCAGGCCTGTTCACCCGCAAGCAGGAGATGGAAGAGCTGCGGGTGAAAGCGGCCAAGTTACAAAAAGACTGCCTTGCTGCACAGGAAAAGACCGACCGCTGCAAAGAGCAGGTAGATGCCCTTCAGGCAGAGCTGACCGCCACGGCCAGTGAACAAATCACCGCCGCCAACGACAAAGTGCGTGCCGAGGCAGAGCAGAAGCGGCTGGAAGCTGCTGCCGCCCAGCTGGAAACGGCTCGCAGCAACGGCCAGCAGCAGATCGACGCTTTGCAGGCGGCCATGACAGAGAGCCGTGGCAAAGCAGAGGAAGCTGCCAGCCTGCAGGCCCGGCTGACGGCAAAGATCGACCTGCTGACGGCGGAGATGAACCGAATTGCCGAAGGTGACGACAACTTTGTGGTCCAGCAGACCGAACTGAGCCAAAAGCTCAGCGCAAAGCGGCTGGAACAGGTGACCCGCCAGAAGGATGCAGAACTGGCCTACAGCCAGATCGCGGCACTGCAACAGCGGGCACAGGATGCCGCTGCCCGCCGCGCCACGCTGGAAGAAAGCCTTGGGGCACTGGCACAGCGCAGCGAGAGCTGCCGGGCAGAAATTGCAGCCATCCGGCAGGCAAAGTCCGACAGCCAGACCGAGATCGCCCAAAAAGAAAAGGCAATCCGGGAAGCCACGGAACAGCGGCTGGAACGCCAGCAGGCTGAAACAGCGGCACTGAGCCGGGCGCGTACATCCTCCGACAGCCGCGAGGAAATGGGGCGCGAGATGGCCCGCCTTGCAGAGCGCAAGGCCGCTGCCGAGACCGAGTACGACCAGACCGTGGCAAAGCTGTGGGATGAATATCAGCTCTCGGTCAGTCAGGCAGAGAACCTTTGCGTGGAGTTTGAAAGCCTGACGGCCCTGCGCGCACAGGTGGCCGACCTGCGCGGCAAAATTCGCGCCCTTGGCAGCGTGAATGTGAGCGCCATCGAGGAATACAAGGAGGTCAAGGCCCGCTACGATGCCCTGATGCATCAGGTGACCGATGTGGAAGAAAGCCGCAATGAGCTGACCCGCATGATCTCCAAGCTTTCGGCACAGATGCGGGAGATCTTCTCCGACAGCTTCCGCGCCATCAACGAAAACTTTGGCCGCGTATTTACCGAGCTGTTCGGCGGCGGCGAAGCCAGCCTTGTGCTGGAGGATGAAAGCGATGTGCTGTCCTGCGGCATCGGCATCCGGGTGGCACCGCCGGGCAAGGTGATCAAAAATCTGGAAGCGCTTTCCGGCGGCGAGCAGGCGCTGGTGGCCATCAGCATCTACTTTGCCATTCTGGCGGTCAACCCGGCCCCGTTCTGTATTCTGGACGAGATCGAAGCCGCTCTGGACGATGCCAATGTGGTGCGTTTTGCCCAGTACTTACGCCGGGTGAGCGACAAGACCCAGTTCATCGTCATCACCCACCGCCGCGGCACAATGGAAGCCGCGAATGTGCTTTACGGCGTTACCATGCAGGAGGACGGCGTGTCCAAGCTGCTCAAGCTTGATCTGGAACAGGTTGACGCAACGCTGGTTTCCTGA
- the rnc gene encoding ribonuclease III, with product MSHQLETIIGYKFKNPELLEIALTHTSYANESRTPVKHNERLEFLGDSVLQIVSADYLFHAYADRPEGDLTRIRASLVSEGALFQFAQEIDLGEYLRLGRGEERCGGRTRPSVVSDAFEALIAALYLDGGMDVARSFILPFITEGKHAEADYKTRLQEIVQQNPEERLSYVVESESGPDHDKHFVVAVRFNSDRVARGEGRSKKAAEQCAAKEALKLLGVIKEK from the coding sequence ATGAGCCATCAGTTGGAAACAATTATTGGTTATAAGTTCAAAAACCCGGAGCTGCTGGAGATCGCGCTCACCCATACCAGCTATGCCAACGAGAGCCGCACCCCGGTCAAGCACAACGAGCGGCTGGAATTTCTGGGCGACAGCGTGCTGCAGATCGTCTCGGCAGACTATCTGTTCCACGCCTATGCCGACCGGCCGGAGGGCGATTTGACCCGCATCCGCGCCAGCCTTGTCAGCGAGGGTGCACTGTTCCAGTTCGCGCAGGAGATCGATCTGGGCGAGTACCTGCGCCTTGGCCGCGGCGAGGAGCGCTGCGGCGGACGCACCCGCCCCAGCGTTGTGTCCGATGCGTTTGAAGCGCTGATCGCGGCTTTGTATCTGGATGGCGGCATGGATGTGGCCCGCAGCTTCATCCTGCCCTTTATCACCGAGGGCAAGCACGCCGAGGCCGACTACAAGACCCGCCTGCAGGAGATCGTGCAGCAGAACCCGGAAGAGCGGTTGAGCTACGTAGTAGAAAGCGAGTCCGGCCCGGATCACGACAAGCATTTCGTGGTGGCGGTGCGGTTCAACTCTGACCGCGTGGCCCGTGGCGAAGGCCGCAGCAAAAAGGCCGCTGAGCAGTGCGCCGCAAAAGAAGCGCTCAAGCTGCTGGGCGTGATAAAGGAAAAGTAA
- the rdgB gene encoding RdgB/HAM1 family non-canonical purine NTP pyrophosphatase, producing the protein MKICAATGNAGKLRELRRILEAQGHEVVSQKQLGITIEPEETGTTFAENALIKAETICKACGLPTIADDSGLCVEALGGAPGVYSARYCGRHGDDEANNDKLLDAMQAVPAGQRGAKFVSAVCFILPDGRHLTCMGECPGSIAFERLCGDYGFGYDPLFIPTDCGVGKHDKRPNTEGRSYAQLTPDEKDAISHRGNALAVLEQQLPGFLAE; encoded by the coding sequence ATGAAAATTTGTGCAGCTACCGGCAACGCCGGAAAGCTCCGCGAACTGCGCCGCATTCTGGAAGCGCAGGGCCACGAGGTGGTCAGCCAGAAGCAGCTGGGCATCACCATCGAGCCGGAGGAGACCGGCACCACCTTTGCCGAGAACGCCCTCATCAAGGCTGAAACCATCTGCAAGGCATGCGGCCTGCCCACCATCGCCGATGACTCCGGCCTGTGCGTGGAGGCGCTGGGCGGTGCGCCTGGCGTCTACAGTGCCCGCTACTGCGGCCGCCACGGCGACGACGAAGCCAACAACGACAAGCTTCTGGACGCCATGCAGGCTGTGCCTGCCGGGCAGCGGGGTGCAAAATTCGTGTCCGCGGTGTGCTTCATCCTGCCGGATGGGCGGCATCTGACCTGCATGGGCGAGTGCCCGGGCAGCATCGCCTTTGAGCGGCTGTGCGGGGACTACGGCTTTGGCTACGATCCGCTGTTCATCCCCACCGACTGCGGCGTGGGAAAGCACGATAAGCGCCCCAACACCGAGGGCCGCAGCTACGCCCAGCTGACCCCGGATGAAAAGGATGCCATCAGCCACCGCGGCAATGCGCTGGCGGTGCTGGAACAGCAGCTGCCGGGATTTCTGGCAGAATGA
- a CDS encoding YhbY family RNA-binding protein, which produces MLTSKQRAILRGKANTMDPVFIVGKGEIDETMIQGVKDCLDARELIKLKVLENSMYNAREASVKLAEATGADCVQVIGSKFVLYLQKKKDSAYADLLK; this is translated from the coding sequence ATGCTGACAAGCAAACAGCGCGCCATTCTGCGCGGCAAGGCAAACACCATGGACCCCGTTTTCATCGTGGGTAAGGGCGAGATCGACGAGACCATGATCCAGGGCGTGAAGGACTGTCTGGATGCCCGTGAGCTCATCAAGCTCAAGGTGCTGGAAAACAGCATGTACAATGCCCGTGAAGCTTCGGTCAAGCTGGCTGAGGCCACCGGTGCCGACTGCGTACAGGTGATCGGCTCCAAGTTCGTGCTGTACCTGCAGAAGAAAAAGGACAGCGCCTACGCTGATCTGCTGAAGTAA
- the yqeK gene encoding bis(5'-nucleosyl)-tetraphosphatase (symmetrical) YqeK yields MNLKQAKELVRGRLSDKRYEHTLNVKKMAVKLAKIYGEDEERAALAALLHDSAKEISKDEMREILRAYPQYAEGGEERPAPVWHGVCAAILARTQWGVTDEAVLSAIACHTAGKPGMTRLDKILYLADMTSAERDWPGVEKLRKLEKKNLDAAMLAALKQTNDFVLSQGKPLDPMSKAAYEDILARSGKNER; encoded by the coding sequence ATGAACCTCAAACAGGCAAAGGAGCTTGTGCGCGGCCGCTTGAGCGATAAGCGCTATGAGCATACCTTGAATGTGAAAAAAATGGCCGTCAAGCTGGCAAAGATCTACGGTGAGGATGAGGAGCGCGCCGCGCTGGCAGCCCTGCTGCACGACTCCGCCAAGGAGATCAGCAAGGATGAGATGCGCGAGATCCTGCGCGCTTACCCCCAGTATGCCGAGGGCGGCGAAGAGCGCCCGGCCCCGGTGTGGCACGGCGTGTGCGCCGCCATTCTGGCCCGCACCCAGTGGGGCGTGACCGACGAAGCGGTGCTTAGCGCTATTGCCTGCCACACGGCGGGCAAACCCGGCATGACCCGGCTTGACAAAATTTTGTATCTGGCCGATATGACCAGCGCGGAGCGGGACTGGCCCGGCGTGGAAAAGCTGCGCAAGCTGGAAAAAAAGAATCTGGATGCCGCTATGCTGGCCGCGCTGAAGCAGACCAACGATTTCGTGCTCTCGCAGGGCAAGCCCCTTGACCCGATGTCCAAGGCTGCCTATGAGGATATCCTTGCCCGCAGCGGGAAGAATGAACGGTGA
- the topA gene encoding type I DNA topoisomerase — MAKLVIVESPAKAKTIGKYLGDDYEVTASMGHIRDLPASQLGIDVEHGYAPQYISIKGKEKLIKELKSKAKHADGVLLATDPDREGEAISWHLANILGLDPHEPNRVTFDEITKKGVKEGMAHPRAIDEDLFNAQQARRVLDRLVGYKLSPFLWRKVRRGLSAGRVQSVAVRLIDDREKEIESFKPDEYWNVDATLGAGHKSFTARLATDASGKKLLPKSEAEARAIEKGLEGAEYVVAELKKGKRAKQPTPAFITSTLQQEASRRLGFTATRTMRAAQTLYEGVDIAGHGTMGLITYMRTDSLRISDEAVAAAKEYIAGAYGEAYICPYKRTWKTKSATAAQDAHEAIRPSVPSLTPDEVDKSISGDTAKLYRMIWSRFMASQMADCQQDTVSVTVSAANYRFKASGYTVTFDGFTVLYEEATDEKEKKETALPPLEQGQVLKLRDLKSEQKFTQPPARYTEATLIKALEENGIGRPSTYAPIITTIIDRGYVERDQKKLKPTLLGRAVDGLMLEQFPHIVDVDFSAQMEKNLDKIESGKADWHKTVDDFYQGFAASLEQAEKNMEGKKVKVPDEPSSEVCDLCGRPMVIKVGKYGKFLACSGFPECRGTKRLVKDTGGICPKCGKGRMLERKSSKGRIYYGCERYPDCDFMTWDMPVPTKCPKCGSTMFRKGSKLYCAKEGCGYEMPVPKKD, encoded by the coding sequence ATGGCGAAACTGGTTATCGTGGAGTCGCCTGCTAAGGCGAAAACCATTGGCAAGTATCTGGGCGATGATTACGAGGTCACCGCAAGCATGGGCCATATCCGTGACCTGCCCGCTTCCCAGCTGGGCATCGATGTGGAGCACGGCTATGCCCCACAGTACATCAGCATCAAAGGCAAGGAAAAGCTCATCAAGGAATTGAAGAGCAAGGCCAAACACGCAGACGGCGTGCTGCTGGCAACCGACCCGGACCGTGAGGGCGAAGCCATCAGCTGGCATCTGGCAAACATTCTGGGGCTGGACCCCCACGAGCCGAACCGTGTGACCTTTGACGAGATCACCAAAAAGGGCGTGAAGGAGGGCATGGCCCATCCCCGCGCCATCGACGAAGATCTGTTCAACGCACAGCAGGCCCGCCGTGTGCTGGACCGTCTGGTGGGCTACAAGCTCAGCCCGTTCCTCTGGCGCAAGGTGCGCCGGGGCCTTTCCGCAGGCCGCGTGCAGAGCGTGGCCGTGCGCCTGATCGATGACCGCGAAAAGGAGATCGAGAGCTTCAAGCCCGACGAATACTGGAACGTGGATGCCACCCTCGGCGCAGGCCACAAGAGTTTTACCGCCCGGCTGGCCACCGATGCCAGCGGCAAAAAGCTGCTGCCCAAAAGCGAAGCCGAGGCCCGCGCCATAGAAAAGGGTCTGGAAGGGGCCGAGTACGTGGTGGCAGAGCTGAAAAAGGGCAAGCGGGCAAAGCAGCCCACTCCGGCTTTTATCACCAGTACCCTGCAGCAGGAGGCATCCCGCCGCTTGGGCTTTACGGCCACCCGCACCATGCGCGCTGCCCAGACCCTGTACGAAGGCGTGGACATTGCGGGCCACGGCACCATGGGTCTGATCACCTACATGCGTACCGACAGCCTGCGCATCTCGGATGAAGCCGTTGCCGCCGCAAAGGAATATATCGCAGGGGCTTACGGTGAAGCCTATATCTGCCCCTACAAGCGCACATGGAAGACCAAGAGCGCCACTGCCGCACAGGATGCCCACGAGGCCATCCGTCCCTCGGTGCCGTCCCTGACACCGGACGAGGTGGACAAGAGCATCAGCGGCGACACCGCAAAGCTCTACCGCATGATTTGGAGCCGCTTCATGGCCAGCCAGATGGCAGACTGCCAGCAGGACACCGTGTCTGTCACGGTCAGCGCGGCGAACTACCGTTTCAAGGCCAGCGGCTATACCGTTACCTTTGACGGCTTCACCGTCCTGTACGAGGAAGCCACCGACGAAAAGGAAAAGAAGGAGACCGCCCTGCCTCCGCTGGAGCAGGGTCAGGTGCTGAAGCTGCGCGACCTGAAGAGCGAGCAGAAGTTCACCCAGCCGCCCGCCCGCTACACCGAAGCGACTCTCATCAAGGCACTGGAAGAAAACGGCATCGGTCGTCCTTCCACCTACGCACCCATTATCACCACCATCATCGACCGCGGCTATGTGGAGCGCGACCAGAAAAAGCTCAAGCCCACCCTGCTGGGCCGGGCGGTGGATGGCCTGATGCTGGAGCAGTTCCCCCACATCGTGGATGTGGACTTCTCCGCCCAGATGGAGAAGAATCTGGATAAGATCGAGAGCGGCAAGGCCGACTGGCACAAGACGGTGGATGACTTCTATCAGGGCTTTGCGGCAAGCCTCGAGCAGGCCGAAAAGAACATGGAAGGCAAGAAGGTCAAGGTGCCGGACGAGCCTTCCAGTGAGGTGTGCGACCTGTGCGGCCGGCCCATGGTCATCAAGGTGGGCAAGTACGGCAAGTTTTTGGCCTGCAGCGGCTTCCCGGAGTGCCGGGGCACAAAGCGGCTGGTCAAGGATACCGGCGGCATCTGCCCCAAGTGCGGCAAGGGCCGTATGCTGGAGCGCAAAAGCTCCAAGGGCCGCATCTATTATGGCTGCGAGCGCTACCCGGACTGCGACTTTATGACATGGGACATGCCGGTGCCCACCAAGTGCCCCAAGTGCGGCAGCACCATGTTCCGCAAAGGCTCCAAGCTGTATTGCGCAAAGGAAGGCTGCGGCTACGAGATGCCGGTGCCGAAAAAGGATTAA